The following are encoded in a window of Pseudomonas sp. JQ170C genomic DNA:
- a CDS encoding class I adenylate-forming enzyme family protein, producing the protein MNIANWLHAAAQCWPERPALFEGARQVADYQGFAARVRGLAHELTHQHGVEPGDRVALFMKNCCEYLELMYAVWWVGAVAVPINCKLHRSEAGWIVDNAQARVLFTDGGQVFAPHELACRELAGRSRTTLDAGDLQPIPYSCNADHLAWLFYTSGTTGRSKGVMLSHGNLAAMSLCYPLDVDAVSARDAVVYAAPMSHGAGLYNFIHVRCGARHVVPESRGFKADELFGLAARLGDVTLFAAPTMVKRMVEQARCTGYAGEGIKTIVYGGAPMYLADLQEALSTFGPRLVQIYGQGESPMTISALSRELIADRGRPDWSAIVSSVGRAHACVDVRVLDAQLHALPAGQPGQIAVRGPTVMHGYWRNEAATGEALVDGWLLTGDIGYLDDHGYLTLTDRCKDVIISGGSNVYPREVEEVLALHPEVFEVCVVGEADAEWGESVVAFVVARDNQPLDERSLTAWFIGRMASFKKPKKYVFLAELPKNSYGKVLKTALRQWLQEAGGSAVTP; encoded by the coding sequence GTGAATATTGCCAATTGGCTGCATGCCGCCGCCCAGTGCTGGCCCGAGCGTCCGGCGTTGTTTGAAGGGGCGCGGCAGGTTGCCGACTACCAGGGTTTTGCTGCCAGGGTACGCGGTCTGGCCCATGAGCTGACTCACCAGCACGGGGTCGAGCCGGGTGATCGCGTGGCGCTGTTCATGAAGAATTGCTGCGAGTACCTGGAGCTGATGTACGCGGTGTGGTGGGTCGGTGCCGTGGCGGTGCCGATCAACTGCAAGCTGCACCGCAGCGAGGCCGGCTGGATCGTCGACAACGCCCAGGCCCGGGTGCTGTTCACGGATGGCGGGCAGGTGTTCGCCCCCCACGAACTGGCCTGCCGCGAATTGGCGGGGCGCAGTCGGACAACGCTGGACGCCGGCGATCTCCAGCCCATCCCCTATAGCTGCAATGCCGATCACCTGGCCTGGCTGTTCTACACCTCCGGCACCACCGGGCGCTCCAAGGGCGTGATGCTGTCCCATGGCAACCTGGCGGCGATGTCGCTGTGTTACCCGCTGGATGTCGATGCGGTCAGCGCCCGGGACGCGGTGGTGTATGCCGCGCCCATGTCCCACGGTGCCGGGTTGTACAACTTCATCCATGTGCGCTGCGGCGCCCGGCATGTCGTGCCCGAGAGCCGTGGCTTCAAGGCCGACGAGCTGTTCGGGCTTGCCGCCCGGCTGGGCGATGTAACGCTGTTCGCGGCGCCGACCATGGTCAAGCGTATGGTCGAACAGGCCCGGTGTACCGGCTACGCCGGCGAGGGCATCAAGACCATCGTGTACGGTGGCGCGCCGATGTACCTGGCCGACCTCCAGGAAGCGCTCAGCACCTTCGGCCCACGCCTGGTGCAGATCTACGGCCAGGGCGAGAGCCCGATGACCATCAGCGCCTTGTCCCGTGAGCTGATTGCCGATCGCGGGCGCCCGGACTGGTCCGCCATCGTGTCCTCGGTGGGGCGGGCGCATGCCTGTGTCGATGTCCGCGTGCTCGATGCCCAGTTGCACGCGCTGCCGGCGGGGCAGCCCGGCCAGATTGCCGTGCGCGGCCCGACGGTCATGCACGGCTACTGGCGCAACGAGGCGGCCACGGGTGAGGCACTGGTCGATGGCTGGCTGCTCACCGGCGACATCGGCTATCTCGACGATCACGGTTACCTGACCCTCACCGACCGCTGCAAGGACGTGATCATCTCCGGTGGCAGCAATGTGTATCCCCGTGAGGTGGAAGAGGTGTTGGCGCTGCACCCCGAGGTGTTCGAGGTGTGTGTGGTGGGCGAGGCGGACGCAGAGTGGGGCGAGTCAGTGGTGGCCTTTGTGGTTGCCCGTGACAACCAGCCGCTGGATGAGCGATCGCTCACTGCCTGGTTCATCGGGCGCATGGCTTCGTTCAAAAAACCGAAGAAGTACGTGTTCCTCGCCGAGTTGCCGAAAAACAGCTACGGCAAGGTGCTCAAGACCGCACTGCGCCAATGGCTGCAGGAGGCTGGCGGTAGCGCTGTTACTCCGTGA
- a CDS encoding MFS transporter, whose translation MATHQHNPARQRRRAFIGATSGHLIEWYDYGVYGFLAVYIGQAFFVSDDPTTSLLSSFAAFALSFFIRPLGGLFFGPLADKIGRRKTLITVLVMMAGSTCLLGLLPTYAAIGIAAPILLVLIRCVQGFSAGGEIGTITSFISEYAGPGRRGFSTCWLMVTAVLGLVLGGVVANGMTWLLGAELMQDWGWRIPFLVAGPMGLISMYIRLKLEDSPEFLALQKAGETSKAPLREVWQWKRAITLVFFIITLHSSIFYLVLTFASTYMSRILKFDSGTTLLYVFIASLTAAFVMPFGGLFTDRYGRKPFLIVVGVLATLAMYWFFKAAPTATPGSFFLPLMAVAIFFGLYASSTYATMSELLPTRIRSTGIAVAYNIPVAVFGGSAPFISTWLIQQTGDISSPWYFYIGTGVVSLIALVVLRKEDFVACQGAGEGRLAGDLVMTPR comes from the coding sequence ATGGCAACGCATCAGCACAACCCGGCCCGGCAACGGCGCCGCGCCTTTATCGGTGCAACCTCCGGGCACCTCATCGAATGGTATGACTATGGCGTGTACGGCTTTTTGGCGGTGTACATCGGCCAGGCGTTCTTCGTCTCCGACGACCCGACCACCAGTTTGCTCAGCAGCTTTGCCGCCTTTGCCTTGAGTTTTTTCATCCGGCCCTTGGGCGGTCTGTTTTTCGGGCCGCTGGCCGACAAGATCGGTCGGCGCAAAACCCTGATCACCGTCCTGGTCATGATGGCGGGCTCTACGTGCCTGCTGGGCCTGTTGCCCACCTACGCCGCCATTGGCATCGCCGCGCCGATCCTGCTGGTGCTGATTCGCTGTGTTCAAGGCTTTTCTGCCGGGGGCGAGATCGGCACCATCACCAGCTTCATCTCTGAATACGCAGGGCCCGGCCGGCGGGGCTTTTCCACCTGCTGGCTGATGGTGACCGCCGTGCTTGGGCTGGTGCTGGGCGGGGTGGTTGCCAATGGTATGACCTGGCTGCTCGGCGCTGAGCTGATGCAGGACTGGGGCTGGCGCATTCCGTTCCTGGTCGCCGGCCCCATGGGCCTGATCTCCATGTACATTCGCCTCAAGCTTGAGGACAGCCCGGAGTTCCTGGCGCTGCAAAAGGCCGGGGAAACCTCCAAGGCGCCGCTGCGTGAAGTGTGGCAATGGAAGCGGGCGATCACCCTGGTGTTTTTCATCATCACCCTGCACAGCTCGATCTTCTACCTGGTGCTGACCTTCGCTTCCACCTACATGTCGCGGATCCTCAAGTTCGACAGTGGCACCACGCTGCTCTATGTCTTCATCGCCAGTTTGACGGCTGCGTTCGTCATGCCTTTTGGCGGCCTGTTCACCGACCGGTACGGGCGCAAACCCTTCCTGATCGTGGTGGGGGTCCTGGCGACGCTGGCGATGTACTGGTTCTTCAAGGCCGCGCCCACGGCCACGCCGGGTTCGTTTTTCCTGCCGTTGATGGCGGTGGCGATTTTCTTCGGGCTGTATGCCTCGTCCACTTACGCCACCATGAGCGAACTGCTGCCTACACGCATCCGCTCCACGGGGATCGCGGTGGCGTACAACATTCCGGTGGCGGTGTTTGGCGGCAGTGCGCCGTTCATTTCGACCTGGCTGATCCAGCAGACCGGGGATATTTCGTCACCGTGGTACTTCTACATCGGCACCGGGGTGGTGTCGCTGATTGCCCTGGTGGTGCTGCGCAAGGAAGACTTCGTAGCCTGCCAGGGGGCCGGGGAAGGGCGGCTTGCCGGTGACCTTGTGATGACGCCGCGCTGA